A portion of the Esox lucius isolate fEsoLuc1 chromosome 20, fEsoLuc1.pri, whole genome shotgun sequence genome contains these proteins:
- the si:ch211-79k12.2 gene encoding oocyte zinc finger protein XlCOF22, whose protein sequence is MDKDKFAVSHGPCSWLEMHQFIGDLMVSGEPVGLKDAPPAASAQPRQTHAHEESCREARDGDSCGPQAQHSTCTCPGCPYSFSPTFVQTLKPRETVSSQLQASQPQRQDKETSTHSPSPAPTSQTSQGPSSTNPLPHIPTFPCLCCHRGLQACAQLLHHKQGAADFPFSHAHTHAYHHRCPLTSCLPHHHHHSHAGQSPATLPCLPCQCSFPSCSQLLRHQQSHANPQSQDGGVTTVSPAQHPCMHCSASFPRPSQLLQHQRAQHAHKAGGFLCTECGRVFNSHSNLRIHLNVHTGARPYACPDCGKSFSQSGALKIHRRIHTGERPYACPYCGRGFPHLAGVRAHQRTHTGEKPFCCTQCGKCFTQSGALKIHTRIHTGERPFLCSLCGKGFSNRSGIRFHQRTVHGTMSEMRGVGGAGGAHKGRPGLSTSTGPMGHAGAVPTGMSRNRHTHVSSSTSAPVKVLPLGSLFAPSEQGLTVSPDTEPQSQSSRLQTPSRRPEPGSSREKRALLYICEDCGQRFGDAPSRNRHQSLMHYSTEVGGEAGDSGEETQRDG, encoded by the exons ATGGACAAAGACAAGTTTGCTGTGAGC catGGCCCATGCTCCTGGTTGGAGATGCACCAGTTCATTGGAGACCTGATGGTTTCTGGGGAGCCTGTAGGACTGAAAGATGCCCCACCAGCagcctcagcacagcccagacAGACCCATGCCCACGAAGAGAGCTGCAGAGAAGCCCGAGACGGAGACAGCTGTGGACCACAGG CCCAGCACTCCACCTGCACTTGCCCTGGCTGCCCTTACTCGTTTTCTCCTACCTTTGTCCAGACCTTAAAGCCCAGAGAGACTGTGTCCTCACAGCTCCAGGCCAGCCAGCCCCAGAGACAAGACAAAGAGACTAGTACCCATAGCCCCAGCCCCGCTCCAACTAGTCAAACGAGCCAGGGTCCTTCATCAACAAACCCCCTGCCGCACATTCCCACCTTTCCTTGTCTCTGCTGCCACCGGGGGCTCCAGGCCTGTGCCCAGCTCCTGCACCACAAACAGGGGGCTGCCGACTTCCCCTtttcgcacgcacacactcacgccTACCACCACCGCTGCCCCCTGACCTCCTGCCTgccccaccatcaccaccactcCCACGCTGGCCAATCCCCTGCCACCCTGCCTTGCCTTCCCTGCCAGTGTTCCTTTCCCTCCTGCTCCCAGTTACTCCGTCACCAGCAGAGCCACGCCAACCCCCAGTCCCAGGACGGAGGGGTGACCACTGTGTCCCCGGCGCAACACCCGTGCATGCACTGCTCCGCCTCCTTCCCCCGGCCCTCACAGCTCCTGCAGCACCAGCGCGCCCAGCACGCCCACAAGGCCGGCGGCTTCCTGTGCACCGAGTGCGGTCGTGTCTTCAACTCCCACTCCAACCTCCGCATCCATCTCAACGTGCACACGGGTGCGCGGCCCTACGCCTGTCCCGACTGCGGCAAAAGCTTCAGCCAGTCGGGAGCGTTGAAGATCCACCGCCGCATCCACACCGGCGAGAGGCCTTATGCCTGCCCCTACTGTGGGAGGGGCTTCCCTCACCTGGCAGGGGTCCGGGCCCATCAGAGGACccacacaggggagaaaccCTTCTGTTGCACCCAGTGTGGGAAGTGCTTCACGCAGTCGGGGGCGCTGAAGATCCACACCAGGATCCACACCGGGGAGCGACCTTTCCTGTGCAGCCTCTGTGGGAAGGGTTTCTCAAACCGCTCCGGCATTCGCTTCCACCAGCGCACGGTCCATGGGACGATGTCGGAGATGCGCGGAGTTGGTGGAGCCGGTGGGGCCCATAAGGGAAGACCGGGTCTCAGCACCTCCACTGGTCCCATGGGACACGCCGGTGCTGTTCCAACCGGGATGAGCCGTAACCGCCACACTCATGTGAGCTCCAGCACCTCTGCCCCTGTCAAAGTCCTCCCCCTTGGGTCGCTGTTTGCGCCTTCAGAACAAGGTCTGACTGTAAGCCCAGACACGGAGCCCCAGTCCCAGTCCAGCAGACTCCAGACCCCCTCCAGGAGACCAGAGCCAGGGAGTAGCAGGGAGAAAAGGGCTCTGCTGTACATCTGTGAGGACTGTGGGCAGCGTTTTGGAGATGCTCCTTCCAGAAACAGACACCAGTCTCTGATGCACTACTCTACAGAGGTGGGGGGGGAGGCGGGGGACTCTGGTGAGGAGACACAAAGAGATGGGTGA